The Scylla paramamosain isolate STU-SP2022 unplaced genomic scaffold, ASM3559412v1 Contig18, whole genome shotgun sequence genome includes a region encoding these proteins:
- the LOC135097373 gene encoding proteoglycan 4-like: MLVPVVLAVVAAVQVECAPNYHWPGFSYAPTYSSQTFKKNAYSTGGYNPFKKPKVWDPEETERAHAQFLETWLQQARLALGGTSTTARTTTAKEADPLAEAVADAAKKGAPGRPRAGGRRRLRGRGRPRPRQEKGQTPDTEKPVAAEQSTDPPPAPTTEAEPEVTAPPPTVVEKAPAPAPEPPTSEAPAPAPAPETPAPEAPAPEAQEPALPAKTTTDQYYMEYDYGDAYGYDYYGGDYYGNEYYTQDTMQYAEEAEAQLGKQLTPVVIEAVVEKTEAPKPPSTPEPTTTTTTSTTTTTTTEAAPEPVRQDPILQQVQSIVAEYAQESARQESSVVLPQELRSKYAQVEYGTDAYVEYDPYDYYGDYYYDDGVVDYTEALTTEAPTTEVPTTEAPTTTTTTTTTTTTTPPPTTTTTTTTTPAPTTTPEAAQPSPVVRPRQRGRGRRPGRRRPGRPRGEGPESQTQQPEESTTGADGESVTEITTEIMLEVEKLMEEEARQRGGKAGGGRRRGQGRGRAGGKALGQGRPRGRGRGRRPRPNASAPAPPKLALDLSTLATPRPTSRPAAPRPSIPAPVNPIAPDYTLKYFPTSQSHFFVSTAIGGGGGGGSTSLW, encoded by the exons ATGTTAGTCCCT GTGGTGCTCGCGGTCGTAGCCGCCGTCCAGGTGGAATGCGCCCCGAACTACCATTGGCCGGGATTTTCGTACGCCCCAACCTACTCGTCCCAAACGTTCAAGAAGAACGCCTACTCCACGGGGGGCTACAACCCCTTCAAGAAGCCTAAGGTGTGGGACCCAGAAGAGACAGAGCGCGCGCACGCCCAGTTCCTTGAGACATGGCTCCAGCAGGCCCGCCTGGCGCTGGGCGGCACTTCCACCACCGCCAGGACCACCACCGCCAAGGAAGCTGATCCGCTGGCCGAGGCTGTGGCCGACGCCGCCAAGAAGGGAGCCCCAGGACGACCCCGCGCTGGTGGCCGCCGCCGCCTGCGTGGACGTGGCCGCCCGCGTCCCCGCCAGGAAAAGGGACAGACGCCCGACACGGAGAAACCCGTAGCCGCGGAGCAGAGCACCGACCCGCCGCCCGCCCCCACCACCGAGGCGGAGCCCGAGGTGACCGCGCCGCCCCCCACGGTGGTGGAGAAGGCGCCCGCTCCCGCCCCCGAGCCCCCGACTTCAGAAGCTCCCGCTCCTGCCCCCGCCCCAGAGACCCCTGCCCCCGAGGCTCCCGCCCCCGAGGCCCAGGAACCTGCCCTGCCTGCCAAGACCACCACAGACCAGTACTACATGGAGTACGACTACGGTGACGCCTATGGCTACGACTACTACGGCGGCGACTACTACGGCAACGAGTACTACACGCAGGACACTATGCAGTACGCAGAGGAGGCCGAGGCGCAGCTCGGCAAGCAGCTCACGCCCGTGGTGATCGAGGCCGTGGTGGAGAAGACCGAGGCCCCCAAGCCCCCGTCTACCCCcgagcccaccaccaccaccaccacctcaaccaccaccaccaccactaccgagGCGGCACCGGAGCCCGTGAGGCAGGATCCCATCCTGCAGCAGGTGCAGTCCATCGTGGCAGAGTACGCGCAGGAGTCGGCGCGCCAGGAGTCCTCCGTGGTGCTGCCGCAGGAACTGAGGAGCAAGTACGCCCAGGTGGAGTACGGCACCGACGCCTACGTGGAATACGACCCCTACGACTACTACggcgactactactacgacgacggGGTGGTGGACTACACCGAGGCGCTCACCACCGAGGCGCCCACCACAGAGGTGCCCACCACTGaggcgcccaccaccaccacgaccacaaccaccaccaccaccaccactcctccccccaccacgaccaccaccaccaccaccacacccgcccccaccaccacccccgaGGCTGCCCAGCCCTCCCCAGTGGTGCGTCCCCGCCAACGCGGCAGAGGGCGCCGGCCCGGCAGGAGGCGCCCCGGGCGGCCCCGCGGTGAGGGCCCTGAGAGCCAGACGCAGCAACCCGAGGAGAGCACAACGGGCGCGGACGGCGAGAGCGTGACAGAGATCACTACGGAGATCATGCTGGAGGTGGAGAAGCTCATGGAAGAGGAGGCGCGCCAGCGCGGCGGCAAGGCGGGCGGCGGCAGGCGCAGGGGCCAGGGACGCGGCCGTGCCGGGGGCAAGGCCCTCGGTCAGGGTCGCCCCAGGGGCCGCGGCAGAGGCAGACGCCCCAGGCCCAACGCCTCTGCACCTGCGCCCCCGAAGTTAGCCCTGGACTTGTCCACTCTGGCCACGCCACGCCCCACTTCGCGCCCAGCCGCGCCCCGCCCCTCTATCCCCGCCCCGGTCAACCCCATCGCCCCTGACTACACCCTGAAGTACTTCCCCACCTCCCAGAGCCACTTCTTCGTGTCCACAGCCatcggcggtggtggcggcggcggcagcaccAGTCTGTGGTAG